The Macadamia integrifolia cultivar HAES 741 chromosome 4, SCU_Mint_v3, whole genome shotgun sequence genome contains the following window.
AGGTAATATAGGTGAAACGTGATCTACCTCAAATATATATTATGAAACCATAGGttgttgggttttgggttacATTACAAGTGCTTCATTTGGGTACATAGAGGTTTGACCCACTTAAAGGGATGGGCCAAGCCCAACCATTGTAAGAGTGGTTAAGGCTAGATAGATTATTATAAATAGTCTTTATGATCCCTATAGTCATCACTACATGAGAACCTAATTCACTTACAAAGTTGTAGTGAAGATTCACTCATAGAGTTGTAGTGAGGATCCAAGTGAGAGATTGTAGAAGACCCTAGATGACTAAATCTTGTTCGAGGGGCCAATTTTTGAGTACGAGGAATATAGTTTGAGATTAAAGCTCGTGGAGGCTTCCCAAACTACATTATAGGTATAGTTATAGTCCCTAAATGAGTCCCTAATTTATGTTCTTTATGTGTACAACTCTCCAATGCTTTTGTACATGTTTTAATCACCGTGAGAGAATAATCCTTCGGATTAAATTTCCCAACATAGGTACCTCAAATGTAAGATTCCACATGTTGGGTACCCAAGTGTTATTTacctaaaaatataaatattataaGAATAGAAAACTGTACAATAATCGCAAGGTGGCAATGTCTTACCAGCTATTAGTTATCATTCTAGATTGATGAGAATCTAAATCATGTGAAGTGGGGGTAACCGGTAGCCCCACCTACTTTTTCCAATTTTAGTTACAGAAGTTTGGGTGAGGAGAAATTTCATGAAAGACTACAGTATTGACGGTACACCAGGATTTTAAAAACAGGAATATGTGATGAAATAAGTCTTACCGATTCCAATTCAAATCGGTCCCAAGAACCCTAGATCAACCATCCAATCTGAAAACCAACGATTCAAAAATAATCTTGACAGAAATATTCTGATCTGCAACAGCAGAACTTGAATCGATCAGAACGATTCCCTATCCGATTCACCAGTTTTTTAAACCTAATCAGTTGTTCCGAGACGCACTGATAGTAGAATCGAAATGTTCCTTCATACAGTTTGTCGTGGCGTTACCAGAAACTCTTTCCCTatttatgattaaaaaaataccaCAACCTCGCCTCACCATAATCGGATCACTTACGTTCTTGTCTTTAAGCCGACAAAAAATCTCTTCAGCTTCTCGAGGAAGCCGATAACTAAAGACCCCCAAATGCCCGTTACTTGACGGCATTTGGAGTTATGGAGGGAAGTAGGGAACAGAGGGAGACTCATAAAGATGCTTCTGAAATTTGAACAGTTTTCAGATGTCGTTAACTCACCGTTACTTGATAGCCACTGGCTTTCTGAGTACTGAAAAAGTAGCTACCAGAGCTCAgacaaaataaatttaaataatagTTTCCTGGTACCGTATTTTAATTTTCACTTTGTTCGAGTTGATGAGTTTTTCCCTTTCCCAGCTTTCTTAACTCATAGGCTTTTAAAACACACTCTCTCTCGGAGCCTTCCCTTCACCTCTCAGGTTTTCCGATCTCAACTTTTTCCACATTCCTGAGCTCCCCTTCTACTCCATTACCACCAAGGATCCCTAGCTTCATAACTCTGCTTCTGTTTCATCTCTTTAaagctggttttttttttttttttgaaacctcACTCTGTTCTTAGTTCTCAATAAATTTTCACTCTTTCTAAGCATGACGTCAGGTGGTAGCACCTCTTTTTTCTGGAAGGTTTTATCTGGTTTTCAACTCATCTCGGAAGGTTTATCAGAATCCAAGTGTCTCCTCCCTAATCTCTCTTGGGTTTTTCATGTCAGCTTTCAGATATAGAAGTCGTGGAGAAATTTTTCTACACttgtatttattttgatttattcccTTCCCCATCTAAGGCATCTTtcgctttcttttttttctattttctactgGACTTTCTCTGCACCATATTAGATTTTCTTGGGTATTCAGCATCTAAGCCATATGGGTATAAAGCCATTTTAGTTTTAGTGTGTGATTCAAGTGCCAGAGCTGTTTTTGGTGGGGACTGAAGGAGGTGTCATAGAGGCTttacattttcttttatattgtttttggATCTTTGCTCAGTTTCAGCTCCTATCTGTCTTTGTTTCAAACCCATTTCAAACCCAAGCTTTAACACAAGGCTAATTTGGCTTCCGATTTTGTTTTCACACAAAGAAGCTGTTCTGGAGTGGGGAGGTGGGTCTAGGGGTTATGGAGCAGTTGCCTTTGTTTTTTGGGGTGGTTTCCTTATTCTGTTTGGTGGTTTCGGTTAGCGGTATTGGGGCTAACTGGGGCACACAGGTAACACATCCTTTGCCACCCGATTCGGTTGTGGGGTTGCTCAAGGATAATGGGTTTCAGAAAGTGAAGCTCTTTGATCCAGATTCAGGGATATTGAAAGCTCTTGGCAAGTCTGGGATTGAGGTTATGGTAGGCATCCCTAATGAAATGCTTGCTTCTCTGGCTTCCAGTGTGAAGGCAGCTGAGACATGGGTTGAGAAGAATGTTTCCACTCACATCACTAGCAACACTGTAAACATCCGGTGAGCTTTGTGCAACACTTCTGTCTGTATCTATTTTTTTAACATCCAATATTCCATTCAGCATCGCATTGGAACCATTAGTGTCTGGGTTAAAAGgtcattattgatatcatttatCTCAGACTTAGATGGGCTAGATTAGCACACCACAATAATGGCATAGGAAGTGGAATTGATTCCCACCTCCCAGTGGCCCCATATAAGATGCCCTATATATAATGAAATTGTATTGATTCCATTTCCCAGTGGTCCTATGGTTATTGAATGTGTTTACTTACGAGGGGAAAATGCAAGGGAGTGCTAGGAATTGTAAATATTTGGAGGTCTGCATATTTAGTGTGGTTAATTTTGCAGTCAATTGTCTCATCTTCCTATTTTTAGAGAGTACAAAACTTTACTAGAGTTGTTCAATAGCTTCAAGTTACTATTTTGATGAACTTGTGATAATATAGCAATTTTGGTTGATTTCACAatcattattttgatttctgTTGTGGAGTTGGTTTTGGATTCAGAATCTGCAAATATTACCATTTGTATTGGGATTTGCAATTTGAACTTATTATGTTCCTTCCTTAAAAGGGAGTTTGTgctttcatttcattttctaCAAGtacaattgtttttttttgcaATTCAAATTCTAGATTCTGATCCAGTAATGCTGTAGTTTTTGCTTTCatcttttttcccccatttcTTTCAATAGAGCGAATCTCCTTGTGGGGTATTCTGAAGGTGTAACCTAGGCAACGAAAAAGGGGCACGATACTTCAACTAGAGGAGTGACCAGTTGGTTAAAGTATGATATTGTAGTATGCTTTCATTGCCTTTAGTAATTAGGGTATAGGATTCTCAACTAGTTACAGAAGATTGAGTTTAGACACGAATTCCTTTTATAAAATAGGGCATCTTATATTTGCTAAATTTGTCAATGGGTTTCAATCAaataatttcagatttcagtCTTCCTCAGTTAATTAATGTCTTATTGAAATTAACTCTTGAGGCCCAAGTTGCacttctatatttatttttcatctaaGAGACTGTAAGCTAATGAGCTTCACaagatttttgaattttgatcagCATTGATTTTCCATATTGGAGtacagtttttgttttttatttattttttaattttaatgttttatatgcttttaattatttgattaagggttctcaaaaaaaaaaaaaaaaaaagatttaattaAGGGACTCGTCTTGCTGCTGGGCATGTGACTCTTGGGGCTCTTCTTTAATTGTAAGCTGGTATCCCTGTTGTTTTTTTACttaattagtttcctttttcttttgttttattggtCTCCTGTCTGTAACAGTGTTAATCCATTGGGAAGTGAATTATCTAGCTTCCAAAATATTGTGATTTCTTCTTTATCCTTTAATTGAGGGGGTTTTCCCCCTTCCTTCCTAAGTTTTAGGAAACTCAGATATTTGCAACTTTGAATGGTTGGGACAGTTACTCTTTAAGGTTTGATAGGATCTTACTTTTTATGCTACTAAGATTGTTAGAAATCTTGATCAGAATAACTTGATAAGTTGGTAATGTTATCGTAGAACAGAGAAGCACTAAATGGTAGGAGTGAGTGATGAATCGCCCAAAGGTTGGGATGTGATTCGGGCATCTGTAATCATTATGCTGCTAGTACATCGCTCACACAAGTTATTCATCAACGATTAAAAGAATGATGGAATTGCATTTCTTACACAAATAATTTTCTCCAAGTCCATCCATCCACTGAAACCCTTGTTGCAACATTTTGCAATGATTTCTTAACCCATATTCCATggataattttgaattttggtcgTTTGTCAAGGGCTTCTTCCAAAATTCACAAGGGAGATTTGTGAAGGTATTGAGTTTTATTTAGGATCATGGCAACATTCACCATCTTCTGTTCCcctgtggaaaaaaaaatccatcatcACCACTTCAAACTCAGCTGcttttttgttatgtttttaTGTATTAAAGAATAGATAGTTCTATATAAATGTAGAGAACTTCATTTCAAGGTTTTGTAGAGTTTGTGTGTCTGCTTTTTCAAAACTGATGTGTATGGTATTTTTCCTCTGATCTCTTCaatctttcttttgtttataaAAAAGGTATGTGGCAGTTGGGAACGAGCCTTTCTTAGAGACATACAATGGAAGCTTCCTTACTACAACCTTCCCAGCTTTACAAAATATCCAATCTGCTCTCATAAAAGCTGGTCTCTCAAACCAGGTGAAGGTCACTGTCCCCCTCAATGCTGATGTATATCAAAGTTCAACAAATCTCCCATCAGGCGGTGATTTCCGGACTGACATTCATGACCTAATGGTTGCCATCGTTAAGTTCTTGAGTGACAATGGGGGTCCTTTCACTGTCAATATCTATCCTTTCATAAGCCTGTATGACAACCCGAGCTTCCCTGTTGATTATGCCTTCTTTGATAGCACCTCACCAAGTTTGACTGATAATGGGAATGGCTACTACAACATGTTTGATGCAAACCTTGATACTTTGGTATGGGCCCTTCAGAAAAATGGATATGGCAACCTACCTATCATTGTTGGAGAAATTGGGTGGCCAACTGATGGAGACAGGAATGCAAATCTGCAATATGCACAGCGGTTCAATCAAGGATTCATGAACCACATATTGACTGGTAATGGCACACCAATGAGACCAGGGCCAATTGATGCATACCTATTTAGCTTGATTGATGAGGACGACAAAAGCATCACTCCAGGGAATTTTGAACGACATTGGGGAATATTTTACTTCGATGGGTTACCCAAGTATCCGCTTAATCTGTTGGGGACTAGAAACTCAAGTAATTTAGTTCCAGCAAAAAATCTTCATTACCTGGAGAAGAAGTGGTGTGTGATGTCCCCGTCGGCAAGCCTTGATGATCCTCAAGTGGCCCCAAGTGTGAGTTATGCTTGTGGACGTGCCGACTGCACAAGCCTTGGTTATGGAACATCTTGTGGCAATCTAGACGCTCGTGGGAACATTTCATATGCATTTAACAGTTACTATCAGAGATTAAATCAGGTTGACAGTGCTTGCAAGTTCCCCAACCTTTCAATGATCACAAAGACTAACCCATCCACAGGAACTTGCAGATTTGAGATCATGATCCAGCCTATCACTTCAAGTGGTGAGCATCAGCAGAAACTTGGCCTAAAGGGACTCCAGTTGATAgttttatgtttattgtttttTTGACATTTCTGTAAttgttgaatttattttaaatttatttttggcttcttattcttattcttagatattctctctctctctctctctctctttttttctttttccctaatctATATATTTCTCTTAGCACTAGCAATTGGAGTAACCAGGATGAAGTATCAGTGGTACAGGGTTTCAGTAATCAGTGTGGGGATTGGTCTGATTGGTTGGATCAGATCAGAATCTGTCTTGACTGATCTCCAGTCTGGGCTGATACTTTATCGGTTGATTACCAGTACGGAcaaagggtaaaataatttaaaaagtaACTTAATTAAATCAGGGGTATTTCTGTAATCTGGCCCATCTAGATCGTTATCAGATCAATATCGGTCTTGACTGATCCTATGCTTAATACCAAGTTCTCCAACCTTCTTACTGATCCACCGAGATGAGACCTTCCAtgaccgataccaatctaatcTAAAGTGATTCTCCCGATCCGATACCCCTTGAACTGTGGTATATAGGCTTTTAAAGAGATCAAATTGTCTTATGGTCACCTGAGGTATAATTTTCACAGCCGGCTGAGatgatattttatttctaaGTATTTGCAAACCCTAGTCTCATTATGGTATatagaggagagaaggagaatgcTGTTGGGGAGATAGAGATAATCTACAAATAGAATGCATGTAGTGAAAGAAATCAACAGGAACCAACCAACATTTTTGAAGGAATGGATACTTTACCTGGTGTGTCCTCTCTCTTAACGGAGGAAGGAGAATTTCTTCCGGATACTAATGCAATACTGCCTTTCGGAGGAGAGTTAACAATCAGTCGGGAATAGATATATGTTTCTTCCTTTCTTATTATGGCCGTTCAGCAAGACACTGTGCCACCTCATGATCAGGTCCGGAAAGGGGATTGTTATGGCAAAAGTACACATCAATACTGACTGACACGTGGATCTGGTTAATTTGAGCAAGTCAGGCATCAACCAGTATCGGAACCAAATAAGCTGATTAGGAAGGATTCAACTATCTAATAGTCGAGCTATCGGAGCGCTCAAATTTCATGTCCTTCCGCATCAATCAGGTCATCGATGCCGAAATACttgagaagttctcaataaacctccggTAGTATCCGACCAATCCTAAAAAATTACGAATATCTACAACACTCTTGGGAGTGTCCCACTCTAGCACTACCTTCACCTTTCCTAGGTCTACCTCAATACCTTTATCTAAGACTCTGGCAAAAAAATACCACCTGTAAAAgtcaaaactcgcacttgctaaACTTGgtatagagttgcttctctctcagacaTTGAATACCAACCTTAGCTGCACGACGTGCTCTTCAGTAGTTTTGAAGTATACCAacatgtcatcaatgaatattgTTACAAAATTTTCCAGTACATCTTGAAATACTCTATTCATCAGGTCCATAAATGCAGCTGGTGTGTTGGTTAAGCCGAaagacatcaccaagaactcatagcTAGTGTCTATATTGAGATTTAAAGGCTGTTTTACTAAcgtcactatccttgatcctgagctgatGTAGTCATATCAAAGGTCAATCTTAGAAAATACCTTTACACCCTGCAAACTGATCAAATAAGTCATCGATCCTTAGCAAGGGATACCGGTTTGTTATGGTTATCATGTTGAGCCCTTGGAATTCAATTCACAACTTCATACTTCCATCATTCTTGACGAATGGTACTGgggctccccatggagacacactggGTTTGATGAATCAATTCTTAAATAGGTCTTTAAGCTGTATTTGTAGTTCCTTCAACTCTTTGGGGGCCATGCAGTAGGGGGCCTTTGACAGTAGTGTTAACCTTGGAATAAGTCTATTTCAAACTCAGTCTCTCAGTTTGGTGGCAACCTAGTCGGTCAAGTCATCTTGGTCAATGGTTTGACCATAACTTCAGCATCCATCACAAATGCCAAGTAAGCTTGACACCCTTGATCTGATAGTTTCTTCACATGAAAAGCTTAGATAAtgattttcttgggtttcttgggcttctCTCCCACAAAAAGGTGAATCCATCTCCATCTCGAGGTCTAAATACAATGATTTCTCAACACACAGCACATTGGCTCTATAAGCGGACAATTAGACCATCCCTAAGATCACGTCAAAATTGGTCATGTCTAGTTTTATTAGGTGTGCTATCAAGTCTCGATCGCAGACGCTCACTAGACAAGGCTCATACATTGAGTTTAGACCCACTACGCTTTCTATGGGTGTACAAACCATTAAATTGTGTGTCAAGCTCTTAGGGGTTATTCCTGTCATGTTAGCAAATGTaggtgacacaaatgaatgagatgcTCTAGAATCGAATAACACGTGGGTAGGAAATAATGAGATCGAAAGGGTCCCTGTCACCACACCTGGAGTGGCTTCTGCATCTTCTATGGTTAAACCCCTTCTCAAACTTTATTGCCTTTGAACTATCAACATTTAAGTGCTCGGGAGAGAAGTAGTATGTCTCCTCAACCTCTATTGATACCTAGCACTGACCTCAACCCTTGAACTAGTGCCATAAACTCAGCTTCTCTCTAGTCTCTGAaactttttgaaaaataatttccGAGAAGAATGCCTCCTTGAAGTCCTCCCAGGTGGGATTGGGATGTGCGATAGTCAAAATAGGCTGTGTGGACCCCCACCATGCATCCGCTACATTCTGAAGCTCATAGTTTGCACATAATAGCTTTTTTTCATCAGTGCAGTACATTACTATAAAAGCCTTCTCCATACCCCGAATCCACTTTACTGGTTACAACGGATCCTAGTTAACACTCGAGAAGTATGGAGGCTGGAATTtttggaacttctccatcattctGGTCATATCTGTCTAGTAAGCACTATCTCTTGTTCTTGAGGTTCGAGAGGTGTAGGTGGTGTGAGTGGAATAGTAGGTGCCTGGGTTGGCACAGGTGGAGTGGGAGGTGCAAAGGTGCATTCCTACCATTCATAGCAGCTTGGATGCAAGTATCTATACCAACCATGAACTATTCATGCCATTGTTATATACCCTGCGTTATGTTGCCCATTATGATAGCAACATCCTGTGCCGTAAGAATTAGGGGGTAGTAGGTAGTAGGTACACTAGGTGGCCTACTTCTACCTCACATGGGTGGAGCTAGAGGAGACAAACGAGTTGGAGAGATTACTCCAACGCAACATAATGCCTGTTAAAGGAATCAAACAttaattacaacaacaacaacatgatttaaacatgaATTTAAAAAGTTGTAATTAGCATCCACGCATGTGGGGGTGATGGGGAATATTTAATAGTTAAAAGTAAAAGGgtaaatatcactcccctcccctgaactatggaGAAATATCAACTTAACCCCACACCTttctgtagacatccaattttgtcaccctcctctggctacgATGAAATGctgatcttggatgcgacttttgacttctgatcaacagagatgatgattgactgagAAAACACGGAAACATTTTCCACCttctgatcaagatgaccgcacagatgaatagtactcaaaaatacgatttcgatgatatatggtacgtcaaaatcagactgttGGATTGCCCACAATCTCCcttggaaaatcatattttttccgTGCGCATGTCAAGCACACCgaccagccaagccagccagccagccagacCCAGCCCGCGTGCCTTCGCTGCATGACCTGTGCACCCCTACCGTATGGCCTGTGCACCCCCGTTGCAAGCTGTGCATGCCCCTGCTGCATGGCCGCACACACCTGCCTGCTTGCCGCACACACCTTGCTTGCACCATGCGCATGCTGCCCCGCGTAGTTCAGCCTGCCCCGTGCaccattgcccgcacacccttatgcctagctacacaccattacccgcacacactgtgcacattgctcGCACACTCATGCCAATCTCCCCGCATACCCTTGTGCCTAGCCTGTGTCCAACTACAtaccattacccgcacacactgtgcacattgcttgCACACCCTGTGCATATTGCCCGCATGCcccatgcatttcaacccaaccttgtgtgtcaccgtcaatggctgggattggtgttcccctgactcggtgggtgaagaaattccctcttcactcacttaagaccaaaaaaccttttttttttactaaggattttctctccaagaacccactttttacccattggacaaaaaccttcccccacccattttggtccgaggacctcttttacccaATGTATAAAAGCCttatccccccactttaggcaagaacccttctttcgttcattggataaagatgttccctctttcccattagttggaaaaacctataaataccccctcctttggatttcacacaccaaaaccccacctcaATCCCTTGTCGTGAaactctcttccccttcccctcttgattttcttcaggtctttggagcgatcttcgtcaagatcagaaatcttgttcggatcttcgaagtgttcttcggggctttgaagatctttaatccaagttcttagtccgatctaatttttttgctaaaagtagtatgtttttcaaccccctcctttgagtgttcttgagttttacccaaagtagaaaccccccttgaggttcttcgggtctacggagagatctttgtcaggatccgaaactctgttcggatcttcaaagtgttcttcggcgctatggagctcttcaatccattttttaggtcaatccattcctttccaaaaatagcaaatcctagcggaagccctgagtggccttggaatctttccagaaatagccattcccaacggaagctttttcgaagtgccacctcagtctagccctcccctagcctatccccagaggAAGCACTGTCGGAGTGCCAACTCAGCCTAAGCCgagaaataaccttccctagccaaagctctgcccGAATCCAAACTCAAAAATAACCATTTCTAGTTGGAACCCTatctgaataccatcacaatcaacatctttcaagaaaggaagttggaggttaagaccatcttcccctgagccaagagaatctgaTAGATAGTCCGAGcaggtactaatcaggggcccacccctcttgacccgaaacatgggttaagttcaggtataatttctcaatcaaCTTGTCATAATTTAGACTTTATAtaaaccttattttagtgtatatagtagtttgaattcaattaatgtatatatgtgtgataacttagccatgcatgtggaatagtaataattgtgaaaaatgttagttctcaagcatctagtaggaagaccaattaaatcgggcagattgggtgcctatcacctttccaattctataatctgacacttaccctaaatctctggaccagaccaaattttgggcccttttcttaggaatcgggcccacccttgggtcctaggcccataaccctaggtggcgactccaaaccccatttgtatgatccttatccccgtattggaccatcatcaaaccctcatCTCAAATGACGAACTTtatactcttatgaaataggcctccacgtatcccCGAGTGGCCATATGAAGGTGTGAGGCTTGCaagtaaagcacacacgacacgaaccctcccctcacatgaaagggagagagaggagagaggttgggatgcaagtccttttccccccaagggaagggagaaatctcatcatcttcaGCCGTTACCCTCACAGTgacgactccactggggataaatgtcaagctttcgatactaaatgctacctttaaatgcaagaacattttccaccgcatttgtttgaaaatgtgtttggctacTAACCCCATGTtcgtaattgtattcgctaaccataTCATGCATTGTGCTTGAAATGAAATCATTCGGCtagggactccttgtcatgcccgcaccctcggggaggtcaatgcatgtcatggagagtactttgagggaaaatgatacccgcttcctgtacaagaatggaaggtatcaCCAAACtatgaggatgttgtatttttctcagcaccctcggggaggtccgcacactttatgacattctgagatcaaatgcatcatcaaacggcgaggatgtttgtaattgtgccagcaccctcaaggaggtccatacactttatggcattctgagatcgaacaatggttaccctacattacacttttgcacacaatcactcactgttccaccaccccgtggtcAATTACTTAAacttgtgtgtagtcacgagtaataggcaaggaagtcacccccatGATTTTGTAcatacgggtatatcaaaaggatcacgtaccttgcgtatatagatcctgtcaaggatgccttgtcggtcctattgcatccaccgcatacttgcatcatgtaggaaatagatgaagaagctaggagcgccacaagctaattgtagaacttattTGAGGTCATGAAAAGGAACgctcctacattatattcccatcataaagaattactttcctaagtgggtttcggataaaaggtgtccctcctccttaaggaaaagtCCAGACAagtgacttaggggcaatcctgtcgcagtcacgtcaagtcccgagaagtcccaagaaaaatcaggaggaaggaaagcatgactttattacatggaatgtcttatgggaatattctcaacaagccatttgtatgaatctcccgcttatgacattggatGAACCagggcatcgaaccctatccacccctatcattaagcggactaactttggatggatcgttggtggttaatctagtgaatgtgtgaacaaaggggttgggaattcaagaatcataaaataagccacttttggttcaagcacaattccacacctcaagtattctccgcggtcccttTTGACGCgttagggtaatcggttgacttgcctaagtccagtgtcatctccatcatctcctggAGActatctaccaccaagtgattatagcccagttagtatggatccaaacgactctgaatcacccgaatAGGCCTGGGTCCGTTCCGTCGAGacttgcaaatagaaatggctgaagtcaagggagggatagctcagatattgcatacactttagaaccctcccagagctaatCCTAGGAATGAACCGGCATCGGCTATGGGACATGTGGAAcaaaatggagctacaggtcatcacGGGAACTCTTCcccgagttgactcaagagaactTGAGTATGTTAg
Protein-coding sequences here:
- the LOC122077058 gene encoding glucan endo-1,3-beta-glucosidase 6, producing the protein MEQLPLFFGVVSLFCLVVSVSGIGANWGTQVTHPLPPDSVVGLLKDNGFQKVKLFDPDSGILKALGKSGIEVMVGIPNEMLASLASSVKAAETWVEKNVSTHITSNTVNIRYVAVGNEPFLETYNGSFLTTTFPALQNIQSALIKAGLSNQVKVTVPLNADVYQSSTNLPSGGDFRTDIHDLMVAIVKFLSDNGGPFTVNIYPFISLYDNPSFPVDYAFFDSTSPSLTDNGNGYYNMFDANLDTLVWALQKNGYGNLPIIVGEIGWPTDGDRNANLQYAQRFNQGFMNHILTGNGTPMRPGPIDAYLFSLIDEDDKSITPGNFERHWGIFYFDGLPKYPLNLLGTRNSSNLVPAKNLHYLEKKWCVMSPSASLDDPQVAPSVSYACGRADCTSLGYGTSCGNLDARGNISYAFNSYYQRLNQVDSACKFPNLSMITKTNPSTGTCRFEIMIQPITSSGEHQQKLGLKGLQLIVLCLLFF